The Vespa velutina chromosome 4, iVesVel2.1, whole genome shotgun sequence genome has a window encoding:
- the LOC124948728 gene encoding tRNA (guanine-N(7)-)-methyltransferase isoform X2, with the protein MSTSVSLPQKKYYRQRAHSNPIADHCIEYPIKPDLMNWSTFFPRYFSNDEDDERNRDIIQRHVEFADIGCGYGGLLDRISALRSQNPGQYENIACLRTNAMKYLPNYFHKGQLKKMFFLYPDPHFKRSKHKWRIINKTLLAEYAYVLAEDAIIYTVTDVKDLHEWMVHHFEEHPLFESIPKEEWAKDPIVEKLYESTEEGQKVTRNRGDKFLAIFKRIADPNVIKS; encoded by the exons ATGTCAACGTCAGTCTCATTAccacaaaagaaatattatagacAACGTGCTCATTCCAATCCTATCGCGGATCATTGCATAGAATA TCCTATAAAACCAGATTTAATGAATTGGAGCACATTTTTTCCTCGATACTTTTCTAACGATGAAGACGATGAAAGAAACAGGGATATTATTCAAAGGCATGTAGAATTTGCTGATATTGGTTGCGGTTATGGAGGTCTCCTTG ATCGCATAAGTGCATTGCGATCTCAAAATCCAGgacaatatgaaaatatagcTTGCTTAAGGACCAATGCTATGAAATATTTACCCAATTACTTTCATAAAGGACAG cTAAAGAAGATGTTTTTTCTATATCCAGACCCACACTTTAAAAGATCAAAACATAAATGgaggataataaataaaacccTTCTAGCTGAATATGCATATGTCCTTGCAGAAgat GCTATCATATATACAGTAACTGATGTAAAGGATTTACATGAATGGATGGTACATCATTTTGAAGAACATCCATTATTTGAAAGTATACCTAAAGAAGAATGG GCTAAAGATCCTATAGTTGAGAAACTTTATGAAAGTACGGAAGAAGGCCAAAAAGTAACAAGAAATAGAGGAGATAAATTTTTAgctatatttaaaagaattgcCGATccaaatgttataaaaagcTAA
- the LOC124948728 gene encoding tRNA (guanine-N(7)-)-methyltransferase isoform X1 translates to MSTSVSLPQKKYYRQRAHSNPIADHCIEYPIKPDLMNWSTFFPRYFSNDEDDERNRDIIQRHVEFADIGCGYGGLLVTLSPMFPNNLILGMEIRVKVSDYVTDRISALRSQNPGQYENIACLRTNAMKYLPNYFHKGQLKKMFFLYPDPHFKRSKHKWRIINKTLLAEYAYVLAEDAIIYTVTDVKDLHEWMVHHFEEHPLFESIPKEEWAKDPIVEKLYESTEEGQKVTRNRGDKFLAIFKRIADPNVIKS, encoded by the exons ATGTCAACGTCAGTCTCATTAccacaaaagaaatattatagacAACGTGCTCATTCCAATCCTATCGCGGATCATTGCATAGAATA TCCTATAAAACCAGATTTAATGAATTGGAGCACATTTTTTCCTCGATACTTTTCTAACGATGAAGACGATGAAAGAAACAGGGATATTATTCAAAGGCATGTAGAATTTGCTGATATTGGTTGCGGTTATGGAGGTCTCCTTG ttACTTTATCGCCAATGTTCcctaataatttaatacttgGTATGGAAATCAGAGTTAAAGTATCAGATTATGTAACAGATCGCATAAGTGCATTGCGATCTCAAAATCCAGgacaatatgaaaatatagcTTGCTTAAGGACCAATGCTATGAAATATTTACCCAATTACTTTCATAAAGGACAG cTAAAGAAGATGTTTTTTCTATATCCAGACCCACACTTTAAAAGATCAAAACATAAATGgaggataataaataaaacccTTCTAGCTGAATATGCATATGTCCTTGCAGAAgat GCTATCATATATACAGTAACTGATGTAAAGGATTTACATGAATGGATGGTACATCATTTTGAAGAACATCCATTATTTGAAAGTATACCTAAAGAAGAATGG GCTAAAGATCCTATAGTTGAGAAACTTTATGAAAGTACGGAAGAAGGCCAAAAAGTAACAAGAAATAGAGGAGATAAATTTTTAgctatatttaaaagaattgcCGATccaaatgttataaaaagcTAA
- the LOC124948728 gene encoding tRNA (guanine-N(7)-)-methyltransferase isoform X3 — MNWSTFFPRYFSNDEDDERNRDIIQRHVEFADIGCGYGGLLVTLSPMFPNNLILGMEIRVKVSDYVTDRISALRSQNPGQYENIACLRTNAMKYLPNYFHKGQLKKMFFLYPDPHFKRSKHKWRIINKTLLAEYAYVLAEDAIIYTVTDVKDLHEWMVHHFEEHPLFESIPKEEWAKDPIVEKLYESTEEGQKVTRNRGDKFLAIFKRIADPNVIKS; from the exons ATGAATTGGAGCACATTTTTTCCTCGATACTTTTCTAACGATGAAGACGATGAAAGAAACAGGGATATTATTCAAAGGCATGTAGAATTTGCTGATATTGGTTGCGGTTATGGAGGTCTCCTTG ttACTTTATCGCCAATGTTCcctaataatttaatacttgGTATGGAAATCAGAGTTAAAGTATCAGATTATGTAACAGATCGCATAAGTGCATTGCGATCTCAAAATCCAGgacaatatgaaaatatagcTTGCTTAAGGACCAATGCTATGAAATATTTACCCAATTACTTTCATAAAGGACAG cTAAAGAAGATGTTTTTTCTATATCCAGACCCACACTTTAAAAGATCAAAACATAAATGgaggataataaataaaacccTTCTAGCTGAATATGCATATGTCCTTGCAGAAgat GCTATCATATATACAGTAACTGATGTAAAGGATTTACATGAATGGATGGTACATCATTTTGAAGAACATCCATTATTTGAAAGTATACCTAAAGAAGAATGG GCTAAAGATCCTATAGTTGAGAAACTTTATGAAAGTACGGAAGAAGGCCAAAAAGTAACAAGAAATAGAGGAGATAAATTTTTAgctatatttaaaagaattgcCGATccaaatgttataaaaagcTAA